The genomic stretch ATGATCTCAAGTTCAGAGATAAAATGGGTAAATTCCCTGGTATTCAGTGTGGCGAATCTATTTCAAACCATTCCAAGCTTAGCGCTTCTTGCTCTCATGATTCCTTTATTCGGTATCGGAATGACACCGGCCATTGTTGCCTTATTTTTATATTCTTTGTTGCCGCTTTTACGAAATACATATGCTGGACTACAGGCAGTTGACCCTGCACTGAGAGATGCATCAAAGGGAATGGGCTACAGCAGACTTCAAAGTTTATTTCAGATCGAGCTGCCTTTGGCGGTTCCGTACATTATGTCAGGTATTAGAATAACGACAGTCTATATCATTAGTTGGACTACTCTCGCTGGACTTATTGGAGCTGGTGGACTCGGACAGTTAATTATGTCGGGACTTGGGGTAAACAAGACCGAACTTATTGTAGCAGGCGCACTTTCAGCTATTCTTTTTGCACTGCTTGCTGACTTGTTACTAGGAGCACTAGAGAAAGCAATTAGACCAAACCAAAATAGTGCAAAGGCGTAGGTTTCCTAATTGTCTGAAGA from Paenibacillus polygoni encodes the following:
- a CDS encoding ABC transporter permease, encoding MQVFESIKSFFVFIGERYPDILSAAGQHALIAAIATILGIVVAIPVAIMISSSEIKWVNSLVFSVANLFQTIPSLALLALMIPLFGIGMTPAIVALFLYSLLPLLRNTYAGLQAVDPALRDASKGMGYSRLQSLFQIELPLAVPYIMSGIRITTVYIISWTTLAGLIGAGGLGQLIMSGLGVNKTELIVAGALSAILFALLADLLLGALEKAIRPNQNSAKA